A single Sutterella megalosphaeroides DNA region contains:
- a CDS encoding Na+/H+ antiporter NhaC family protein, whose translation MTYDVSFSADFPSETRETAASATPDRPRFFGGPAALLLPLALFVATTFALFSVEQAFDLYGLAAAGLAALFAGALLSKTPALYWKAAVAGAASTLTGTVVLLLLAAGVFSAVVKAGGAADGVVYLGNLLNLSGNAFTVFALLAATLFGTATGSSIGTLLTAVPLLFPAGVALGADASLLAGALLSGAIFGDHLSPVSDVTVISAMTQRTTDGRSPEIGAVVTTRLPYALPALGIALLGYAVLSGDAQSVATASGTANAATLPHLPELPSLPQGDAAGLAMLLPVFLLIAVAVRTRDVLTAAGAGIVSGLAIGLATGRFSASDILGVHEGAVSGILYAGVTGMGGIILLCITLFAFTEVVTRSGLGEAAVEKLLGTNTVSEKSTGGALRVEILLAAATLVVTTLFAAVTSASTALVGVLANDPANRAGLDPLRRAHLLTGFANGLPVLMPFSAFILILTGILSGLPGGDAVTPVALGLSSFYPLALTAVLVFSIATGFGRTTKGLAAKALPSTNLSAPRSARSARSEAAL comes from the coding sequence ATGACGTACGACGTTTCTTTTTCCGCTGACTTTCCCTCTGAAACGCGCGAAACCGCCGCTTCCGCGACGCCCGATCGCCCCCGCTTTTTCGGCGGCCCCGCGGCGCTGCTTCTGCCTCTGGCGCTGTTCGTTGCGACCACCTTCGCGCTCTTTTCCGTCGAACAGGCGTTCGACCTCTACGGTCTCGCCGCGGCGGGGCTCGCGGCGCTCTTTGCGGGAGCGCTTCTTTCCAAAACCCCGGCCCTCTACTGGAAAGCGGCCGTCGCGGGCGCGGCGTCGACGCTGACGGGGACGGTCGTGCTGCTCCTGCTTGCGGCCGGGGTCTTTTCCGCCGTCGTCAAAGCGGGCGGTGCGGCGGACGGGGTCGTCTACCTCGGGAACCTCTTGAACCTCTCGGGGAACGCCTTCACGGTCTTCGCGCTCCTTGCGGCGACGCTTTTCGGCACCGCCACGGGCTCCTCGATCGGGACGTTGCTCACCGCCGTGCCGCTTCTTTTCCCCGCCGGCGTCGCGCTCGGCGCGGACGCGTCGCTTTTGGCGGGGGCGTTACTTTCCGGGGCCATTTTCGGCGACCACCTCTCGCCCGTTTCGGACGTCACCGTGATTTCCGCCATGACGCAGCGCACGACCGACGGGCGCAGCCCCGAAATCGGCGCCGTGGTGACGACGCGTCTTCCCTATGCGTTGCCCGCACTCGGGATCGCGCTTCTCGGCTATGCGGTCCTTTCGGGTGACGCGCAGTCCGTTGCGACCGCTTCGGGTACCGCGAACGCCGCGACGCTTCCTCACCTTCCGGAACTTCCTTCTCTTCCGCAAGGCGACGCCGCGGGCCTCGCGATGCTTTTGCCCGTGTTCCTTCTCATTGCCGTGGCCGTCCGCACGCGGGACGTGCTCACCGCGGCGGGTGCGGGGATCGTGTCGGGGCTGGCGATCGGTCTCGCGACGGGGCGCTTTTCAGCATCCGACATCCTCGGCGTTCACGAGGGTGCGGTCTCGGGGATCCTCTACGCGGGCGTGACCGGTATGGGCGGGATCATTCTTCTTTGCATCACGCTTTTTGCCTTCACCGAAGTCGTGACGCGCTCCGGGCTCGGCGAGGCGGCGGTCGAGAAGCTTCTCGGCACGAACACTGTCTCCGAGAAGAGTACGGGCGGCGCGCTGCGGGTGGAAATTCTCCTGGCCGCGGCCACGCTCGTCGTAACGACCCTCTTTGCGGCCGTCACGAGCGCTTCGACCGCACTTGTGGGGGTTCTTGCGAACGACCCCGCCAACCGCGCGGGGCTCGATCCCCTGCGCCGCGCCCATCTGCTCACGGGCTTTGCGAACGGCCTTCCCGTCCTGATGCCCTTTTCGGCCTTCATCCTCATCCTCACGGGGATTCTCTCGGGCCTTCCCGGGGGCGACGCGGTGACGCCCGTCGCGCTCGGCCTCTCAAGCTTCTACCCGCTTGCGCTTACCGCGGTGCTCGTTTTTTCGATCGCAACGGGGTTCGGGCGCACGACGAAGGGGCTTGCGGCGAAGGCCCTCCCTTCGACGAATCTTTCCGCCCCCCGTTCGGCCCGTTCGGCCCGCTCCGAAGCCGCGCTTTGA
- a CDS encoding lyase family protein, which produces MVLCCHDNTSCVPSTREHEVFTRVACDDVRHLPYGSARFDAVRNGRGTPGIFRALFQIKKACALANADIGALDANVAQAVAQAADRALEGAFDTEFPLDIWQGGGYTILNMNVNEVLGNAANEILTGRKGQERVHPNTHVNMGQSTNDTIPSATHLAIAPELDRIVDGLDALAAVFAAKAEEFKNIVKVGRTCWQDALPLTLGQEFSGYAALMRRLAGKCRALRPGCFELVMGGSAVGTGLGTSPGYMDAFYRHISEMLGEDVRPAENLFDGFQNADFLVSVSGVVREIATSLSKVAKDLRLMSSGPRSGFMEIQLPACAPGSSIMPGKINPTVPEMVVQIAHQVVGNDVAVTLAYEEGELDLNVWDATFYKCLFENLGLVAEELVIFRRDCAEGITANRGRCAHEIETSIALSTVVAATFGYPAGVEVAHYAEEHGVTVKEAVHALGLMTPEEAEHMIDPALMTNPARMAEAIRAFRNAR; this is translated from the coding sequence ATGGTTTTGTGTTGTCATGACAACACTTCGTGCGTCCCTTCAACCCGGGAGCACGAAGTCTTCACACGCGTTGCGTGCGACGACGTCCGGCACCTTCCGTACGGCTCCGCCCGCTTCGACGCCGTGCGAAACGGGCGGGGAACTCCCGGGATTTTCCGGGCGCTCTTTCAGATCAAAAAGGCGTGCGCCTTGGCCAACGCCGACATCGGCGCTCTCGATGCGAACGTCGCGCAGGCCGTCGCACAGGCGGCCGACCGCGCGCTCGAGGGTGCTTTCGACACCGAATTCCCGCTCGACATCTGGCAGGGTGGCGGCTACACGATTCTCAACATGAACGTGAACGAAGTGCTCGGCAACGCGGCCAATGAGATCCTCACCGGTCGCAAAGGTCAGGAGCGCGTTCATCCGAACACCCACGTCAACATGGGCCAGTCGACGAACGACACGATTCCCTCCGCAACCCACCTCGCTATTGCCCCCGAACTCGACCGCATCGTCGACGGGCTCGATGCCCTGGCCGCGGTTTTCGCGGCCAAGGCCGAAGAATTCAAAAACATCGTAAAAGTCGGTCGCACCTGCTGGCAGGATGCCCTTCCCCTGACGCTCGGACAGGAATTTTCCGGCTACGCCGCGCTCATGCGCCGCCTGGCGGGCAAGTGCCGCGCGCTTCGTCCGGGGTGCTTCGAACTCGTCATGGGTGGGAGCGCCGTCGGCACCGGTCTCGGCACGTCGCCCGGATACATGGATGCCTTCTATCGTCACATCTCCGAAATGCTCGGTGAAGACGTGCGTCCGGCAGAAAACCTCTTCGACGGCTTTCAGAATGCCGACTTCCTCGTATCGGTCTCCGGCGTCGTGCGCGAAATCGCAACGTCGCTTTCGAAAGTCGCCAAAGACCTGCGCCTCATGTCGAGCGGTCCGCGCTCGGGCTTCATGGAAATTCAACTGCCCGCCTGCGCTCCCGGCAGCTCGATCATGCCGGGGAAGATCAACCCGACGGTTCCCGAAATGGTCGTTCAGATCGCCCACCAGGTGGTCGGCAACGACGTGGCCGTCACATTGGCGTACGAAGAGGGCGAGCTCGACCTCAACGTCTGGGACGCGACCTTCTACAAGTGCCTCTTCGAAAACCTCGGGCTCGTTGCCGAAGAACTCGTGATCTTCCGCCGCGACTGCGCGGAAGGCATCACGGCCAACCGGGGGCGCTGCGCGCACGAAATCGAAACGTCGATCGCCCTCTCGACCGTCGTGGCGGCGACATTCGGCTACCCCGCGGGCGTTGAGGTCGCGCATTACGCCGAGGAGCACGGCGTCACCGTCAAAGAGGCCGTCCACGCTCTCGGACTTATGACGCCCGAAGAAGCCGAGCACATGATCGATCCCGCGCTGATGACAAACCCCGCCCGCATGGCCGAGGCCATCCGCGCCTTCCGCAACGCCCGCTGA
- the pbpC gene encoding penicillin-binding protein 1C — MALLRTTAISVALTLGTAVSLAAGLWAWAKLMPAPPLLESVPYARAVFDADGELLHLKPAADGQYRLPVRLDRVSPEALNAVVRYEDRWFWSHPGVNPFSVLRAAWQSVAGGRPIGASTITMQVARMEGGLQTRTWAGKLQQMLMALRYEAHYDKRRILEAYLTLAPYGANVVGIEAASLVWFGHSAERLTPVEAAALAVVPQNPVKRRPDAANPEFEAQRRRVGEMLLEEGVLDRRWAEALRLPLHVRRTTDLPFLAPHYTRLVESIAPEGVIEGTLRLDVQRDVERLLAAHVERLRAWGIKNGAAVVLDTRTGGLVAHAGSKDFFDSDIAGEVDAFTAFRSPGSALKPFIYGLALDQGLIHSHTVLLDRPKSFAGYAPENADGTFRGPLSAEDALLSSRNVPAVELERELSPDLYDILKRVGVPLNDDRRHYGLTLALGGAEVRMADLVRLYGALATDGLVKPVELGRVRSTDATQTPERPVLWGDPKRIPVLSPESAFVVSVMLADRGDTVRNRRNGRVHLRWKTGTSNGFRDAWAAGLVGPYVLVVWLGNFDGQSNPWLRGAETAVPLFRDIGALLARDLPAEPLRLTEANVPKGLNVTRESVCRATGDVGQPLCRDRVSAWFIPGVSPVRDSGILKEIWIDRATGLRACRFDPKTTEKHLWEFWPSDAAAAFRAAGIVKRPPPPWMPGCEENASTDTNGRGSAAADAASAPVVLTPVAGLSYPANRLSGGAPVARLRLRASAPTGTGMLHWFDGARYLGESAPERDLVAELAPGTHRLAVVDEAGRTASVTVRVRRRD; from the coding sequence ATGGCACTTCTGCGCACCACTGCAATTTCCGTCGCCCTCACGCTCGGCACCGCGGTCTCTCTGGCGGCGGGCCTCTGGGCGTGGGCGAAACTCATGCCCGCACCGCCGCTCCTGGAGTCGGTCCCCTACGCACGGGCCGTCTTCGACGCGGACGGGGAGCTTTTGCACCTGAAGCCCGCCGCGGACGGGCAGTATCGCCTGCCCGTGCGGCTTGACCGCGTGAGCCCCGAAGCGCTCAACGCGGTCGTGCGCTACGAAGACCGGTGGTTCTGGTCGCACCCAGGCGTCAATCCCTTTTCGGTCCTTCGCGCCGCCTGGCAAAGCGTCGCAGGCGGGCGCCCGATCGGCGCTTCGACCATCACGATGCAGGTGGCGCGCATGGAGGGGGGCCTCCAAACCCGCACGTGGGCGGGGAAACTCCAACAGATGCTCATGGCACTTCGCTACGAAGCGCACTACGACAAGCGCCGGATTCTCGAAGCCTATCTGACGCTCGCTCCCTACGGAGCGAACGTCGTCGGGATCGAAGCCGCGTCGCTCGTCTGGTTCGGGCACTCCGCGGAGCGCCTCACGCCCGTCGAAGCTGCGGCCCTTGCCGTCGTGCCGCAAAACCCCGTGAAGCGTCGGCCCGACGCGGCCAACCCCGAATTCGAAGCGCAGCGCCGACGCGTGGGCGAGATGCTCTTGGAAGAAGGCGTGCTCGATCGACGTTGGGCGGAAGCGCTGCGGCTCCCTTTGCACGTACGGCGCACGACGGACCTTCCGTTTCTCGCACCCCACTACACGCGACTCGTGGAGTCGATCGCGCCCGAAGGCGTGATCGAAGGGACCCTGCGCCTTGACGTGCAGCGCGACGTGGAGCGGCTCCTTGCCGCCCACGTGGAGCGGCTTCGCGCCTGGGGCATCAAGAACGGCGCCGCCGTCGTACTCGACACCCGCACGGGCGGACTCGTCGCACACGCGGGTTCGAAAGACTTTTTCGATTCCGACATTGCGGGCGAGGTCGACGCGTTCACCGCGTTCCGGAGTCCCGGCTCCGCCCTGAAACCCTTCATCTACGGGTTGGCGCTCGACCAGGGGCTCATTCACTCGCACACCGTTCTCCTCGACCGCCCGAAGAGTTTTGCAGGCTACGCCCCCGAAAACGCGGACGGCACCTTTCGGGGACCCCTCTCGGCGGAGGACGCGCTCCTTTCGAGTCGCAACGTCCCCGCCGTGGAACTCGAGCGCGAACTCTCGCCCGACCTCTACGACATCCTGAAGCGCGTCGGCGTGCCGCTCAACGACGATCGCCGTCACTACGGGCTGACGCTCGCTTTGGGCGGCGCCGAGGTGCGGATGGCGGACCTCGTGCGGCTTTACGGGGCGCTCGCCACGGACGGACTCGTGAAACCCGTCGAACTCGGGCGCGTGAGGAGCACGGACGCAACCCAAACGCCCGAGCGTCCCGTCCTTTGGGGCGACCCCAAACGCATTCCCGTTCTCTCCCCCGAGAGCGCCTTCGTCGTTTCGGTCATGCTCGCCGATCGGGGCGACACGGTGCGAAACCGTCGCAACGGGCGGGTGCATCTCCGGTGGAAAACGGGGACGAGCAACGGCTTTCGCGACGCGTGGGCGGCGGGGTTGGTGGGGCCCTACGTTCTGGTCGTTTGGCTCGGGAACTTCGACGGCCAATCGAACCCGTGGCTGCGCGGTGCGGAAACGGCCGTGCCGCTCTTTCGCGACATCGGCGCCCTGCTCGCGCGGGACCTCCCCGCCGAACCCCTGCGGCTCACGGAAGCGAACGTTCCCAAGGGGCTCAACGTCACGCGCGAATCGGTCTGCCGTGCGACGGGCGACGTGGGGCAGCCCCTTTGTCGGGATCGCGTCTCGGCGTGGTTCATCCCCGGCGTCTCGCCCGTGCGCGACAGCGGAATCCTGAAGGAAATCTGGATCGATCGGGCGACGGGGTTGCGCGCCTGCCGGTTTGACCCCAAAACGACCGAGAAGCACCTCTGGGAATTCTGGCCTTCGGACGCCGCGGCCGCCTTCCGGGCGGCGGGGATCGTGAAGCGGCCGCCCCCGCCGTGGATGCCGGGGTGCGAAGAGAACGCCTCGACCGATACGAACGGAAGGGGCTCGGCGGCTGCGGACGCCGCCTCGGCCCCCGTCGTTTTAACGCCCGTGGCGGGCCTTTCCTACCCCGCGAACCGCCTCTCCGGAGGTGCGCCCGTTGCGCGACTGCGCCTGCGGGCCTCGGCCCCGACGGGGACCGGAATGCTCCATTGGTTCGACGGCGCGCGCTATCTCGGCGAAAGCGCTCCGGAGCGCGACCTTGTGGCGGAGCTTGCCCCGGGGACGCATCGGCTCGCGGTCGTCGACGAAGCGGGCCGCACCGCAAGCGTGACGGTGCGCGTGCGGCGTCGCGATTGA